The following nucleotide sequence is from Candidatus Bipolaricaulis sibiricus.
AGGAGGACTTGGGCTTCCTCCAGCCGCGCGTCGACCTTGCCCAAGTACATCCCGCCGGATGCGACAATGCTTTCCCGCGCCCACACGCCGTCCAACGGAACGTAGTAGTTGGCCGAGTCAACAGCGTTCGCCCCGATGCGATCGATCTCCAGATACCGATCCCCGCCGTATTGGGCTCCAAACACCCGAGGCAAACGGTCTATCAGGCCCACCCGGCTGAGCTCCTCAAAGCCCTTCCAAGTCCCCCCGCACAGCCCCCCTCCCCCTACAGGTACGAACACTTTGTCGGGCACCTTCTTCAGTTGGAGAGCGATTTCGAACGCAATCGACTTCGCTCCCTCTACCACAAGGGGGTTCACCCGCCGCGCGGTAACCATCGGAACGAGGTCGCGCTCGGCGCAGAACCGCCCCATGTCAGTGTAGACTGCGTAGTAGCGAGCCATGTCTCCGGTGACCGCGGGGTCGGGTAGGATAAACAACCGTGCCCCAAAGACCTGCATCTGGCTGAGTTTGGCAGAAGGAGTCCCGTCAGAAACCCAGATATTGGCCGTACAACCGGCGCGCGCACAGAAAGCGGCTAGCGAGACGCCAGCGTTGCCCGACGAGGCGATGCCGAACACCCGGTGCCTCCACTCCAGAGCCTTACAGAATGCCACGGCGACTTGTCGATCCTTGAAAGACCCGGTCGGATTGCACTGCTCAAGCTTGAGGTAGACATGACACAGACCGAGGCGGCGCGCCAGACGGGGAGCTGGGACAAGGGGCGTCCCCCCTTCCCCCAACGTCACAGGATCTCCTTGTTCTAGCGGCGGGAGCAGCGGAGTGAATCTCTCCCAAAGGGACTGCCCCTGCCCCCAGGCCGACCTCCAGGAGCGCTGTTTCCTCAGTGCCTCGCAGTCATACTCCAGACTGAGTTCCCCCCCACACCGCGGGCACCGATATAGCTCCCGGAAGGCTTCCTCATGGCTGCAGTCCACACACCGCCAGACGGGGGAATCCACGGTCAGCCCTCCCCAATCCAGTTCGTCAGCGAACGTATCTGGAGATCAGCCTGATTGGGGATTCCCTGGTGTTTGCGGCGGATGGTCTCTTTGGTTGGGGCCGAGGACTCAACCAGGCCTCGGATGGCCGCGAGCACCGTGCTCACTTGGTCGGCCCGTACCACACACGGATCGAGGAACAGAACACCCTCATCGATCGCATGGTGATCACGTACCATGATGGGGGGTTCTCTGGCTGCGAGCGCAGCCGCGAGGTGGTACGCGGTCAGCCCGGCCAACTCTGGGTCCACTGCAACCTTGACCCGGGAGATCGGGTTGCCGGTGGGGTCGGGCTCTACCGAGACCTCAATGCCACTAAGTCCAGACAGGCCACGAACGAACTCGTTCAGTATCGCGCCCTGCTTGTGTCGTTCATCTTCGTGATCCAACGCCTCCCACCGCAGAAGGGCGGCCATCGCCCCCACGATCCCTTCCTTGCCTACCTTCATCGCTCGGCCGATCCCATGGTATTGGTGGTACAGACAAGCCTCGACCAAGTCACGTTTCCCGGCGATGATCCCAGAAGTAGGGCCCGACAGAAACTTGTGACCACTAAAGCACACAAGGTCTGCCCCCCGCTCGACAAAACTCCGCATGTTGCTCTCCGAAGCAGCGTCAACGACTACCGGTACACCGTGAGCGTGCGCCACGCGGCAGAACTCCTCGAGAGCAATGAGCCCGTATTGCACGGTATGGTGAGACACAACATACAGCGCAGCTGCCGTGTTCTCACAAAGTCTCCCCTCGAGCTGGTACACACCAGCCCGGGTCGCATCGCCGATCTCCACCACTTTGGCTCCACTCAGCCTCACCATCTGAGGAACCGACGCGCCGAACCACACCACGTGCCCCCGCTGGATGACGACCTCGTCCTTGAGGCCGGTGGTGTCGGGCAGCTGTTCGACCCTCGCCATATCTCGGCCAGTCATGCAAGCAGCAACGCAGATCGCCATCCCAGCGGCGGCGCTCGACGTGATGCATCCGGCTTCTGCACCGATGACCCGCCGGATGACCTTGCTTGCCTGCCGTTGCAGGTCCACCATGTCCACGAACTTCGGGAGGACCTCAACCATTGCTTGGATCACCTCGGGGGCCACCGAGCAAGAGCCAAGCGCAGTCATGGTGCCTGAGACATTGATCACCTCACGAATGACAAACCCCATGTTCATGGCTGATCCACCGCCTTCTTTCGCCGATCAACGACGATCTCGCCCCTTCGCATCACCCAGACCACGTCTGCAAGTGCCTCTACACCCGCACAGGGATCTGCCACACATCCGATGATGTCGGCATCCGCCCCTGCTCGGATCTCCCCCTTGCGACCGCGCAACCCGAGGGCTCCCGCCGCGTGGTAGGTCGCTGCTAGCAGGACTTCCTCCGTACCCAACCCCGCTCGGCTCATAAGAACGAGCTCTAGATAGGTCTCGTCAAACGGGGTCAGAGTGACTCCAGCATCCGTCCCGATAACCGGCTGCACGCCCAACCGGATCAGTTTCGTAAAGCAGTCAAGCATCTTCTCCTCTTGCTCTAGGCGGAATCGGTCGTCTGCCCCCAAGTCGGTGCAGCCCCGGACCGCATCGAGCCGGTGGTATCCCGCACTGAGGCAAGGGGTCACGTAGGTACCAGCATCCGCCAGTATACGTGCGGCTGTGGAGTCATACTCCCGCACCAATCGTCCCTCGCGATCACGGGTGAAGAACACCGCATGCTCGACACAATCCACTCCACATCTGACAGCATCGACCACGCCTTCGGCACACAGGCAGTGGGCCACGGCACGCAGCCCAAGGCGATGGGCTTCGGTGACCACGCTCCGCAACTCAGCAAGCCTGTAGGCTGGGGCTTCGGGGCGCGTCCCAGGCGTCATCTGGCCACCAGTGGCCATGATTTTGACCGCGTCTACCCCCGCCTTCGCTCGTTGTCGCACCGCAGCGCGGACTCCCTCCACTCCGTCCGCTTCCCCGCCCATCCAATGCAGGTGCCCGCCCGTGGGGGTTATCGGTGGGCCGCTCACCAGCACCTCAGGTAGGGTATGCTGTGCTTGCACCGCGGGATCCCTCAAGAGCACAAGACCATAACCCCGAGAACCGCAGTCCCGAACCGTAGTCGCCCCAGAGAGCAGCATCGTGCGTGCATTGCCCACCGCCCGGAGCAGAAGGGCCAGATCATCCCGAGACAGGTAATCGGGCACCGGGTCATCACCCGCATTCATCGTCAGATGGACGTGGGTGTTCAGAAGCCCCGGCATCAAATACAGATCGTCTAGTTGTACCCTTCGGTACAGCCTTGAGAATGCGAGTTGCCGTTCGACCTCAGCCAAAGGGCCAACGGCCACGACCTTCGTCCCCTCGATCGCCACTGCCCCCGGAGCAAACGGCCGTTGGCCAGGGATTCCGGTCCACACACTGCGAGCCGTCACCAGAAGCTCTGCCATGGCGTGGTCAGGGTCAAGTGTGTACATGCCTCCGCTTCGGGTCCAAGGCCTCGCGGAGACCGTCTCCAACAAGGTTTAGAAAGAGCACGCATAACATGATGGCCCCCCCCGCGAAGAAAACCATCCACGGTGCTGTCTGCATGATTGGCCGGGCGTCACCGATGATGTTTCCCCAGCTTGGCGTCGGAGGCTGAATCCCCACACCGACAAAGCTCAGCCCTGCCTCTCCGAGCACCGCATATGCGAAGATAAAGGTCTGTTGGACAACCAAAGCCGGAATCGCTCCCGGCAGCACGTGTCGAAGCAAGATCCGCGGAGTCGAGAAACCCAAAGCCCGTGCAGCCTCTACGTACGCTTCCTGTCGGACCCCCAACACCACGCTTCGTACCACTCGCGCGGTGCGCGGTGTGTACGCCAAGGAGAGCGCAACGACCACGTTGAACGCACTGGAACCAAGTGAGGCCATTATCGCCAGGGCAAGCAACAAGGATGGGAACGACATCAGAACGTCCATGACTCGCATCACCACAGCATCCAGGCGGGCGAGGCCGCCGCAACCGAGGCCCACCAATCCGCCCAGTCCTGCGGTCATAACCATCGTCGCTGCACCCACGGCGAGACTGATCCGCCCCCCGTGCACCACACGAGACAATAGGTCGCGGCCTAGATCGTCGGTACCCAGAGGGTGACCCCGCCCGGGCGGGAGAAGAATAGCGGTGTAGTCCATATCCGTCGGATCTGCCGTAATCATGGTCGGCCCAACCACGACGACCAGCAGCAAGACCCCCAGGCCGACGATTCCCACAAAAAGAGAGGGGCTCTTCAAACCCGCCATTCGCGCCCGCCTCCTAGTCATACTTGATCCTCGGGTCCAGATACGCGTAGGCAACGTCAACGACGAGGTTCGCGAGCAGAACGATGCTCGACACCACAAGGAGGACACCCTGCACAACCGGATAGTCGCGACGCTTCACAGCCGCGATAACCAAACTCCCGATGCCCGGCAACCGAAAGACGACCTCAGTGATGAACGCCCCACCAAGAAGCAGCGCGAACGAAAGCCCGATCACGGTCACAATCGGTAGCATCGCATTGCGCAATGCATGCTTCCACACGACACGAGACTCGTGGAGCCCTTTGGCCCGTGCCGTCCGGACACAGTCACCCGTCAACACCTCGAGCATCGCCGAGCGGGTCATGCGCGCGATCAAAGCCGACTGGATGAACCCCAGAGAGAAGGCAGGCATGGCTATGTGCAGCAGCGCTCTCCGGAAGTCCGCAGTGAAAGCAACGTATCCCCCAGTCGGCAGCCAACGCAGCGTCACCGCGAACACGTACATCAATCCTAGTCCCATCAGGAACTCTGGAATCGATAGACCAATCAGCGATACGCCCATCACAGTCGTGTCTAGCACCGTATTCGGGCGGAGCGCAGCAATGATCCCCAACGGGAGGCCGATCAGAGTGGCCACCACCATGGCACACAGCGTGAGAGCGAACGTCACCGGGATACGCTCCACAATCGCCACCGCTACCGGCCGACCCAAGAAGTACGAATCCCCGAGGTCGCCCTGAAGCAGACCCAGATACCAGTCCTGCAGCCGATGTACAAGCGGCTTATCCAGCCCTAGCCTCTGGCGGACGGTTTCCACCCCAGTCAGGGTGGCTTCCTGCCCCAAGATCACGGCAGCGGGATCTCCCGGCGTAAGCTGGATGATAAGAAACGCCATCAGCCCGACGGCAAGCCATGTCGGAATCAACCCGAGCAGCCGACGGCAGATGTATCCGATCATGGTATCGGGGGAAGCGAGGGGGGACCCCAGGTCCCCCCTCGTCGTTATCCCGTCACTCCTTCCAACAGTCCCAGAACCGCGGAATGACGTACCACGGCGTGTACCCCCTCAGGCGCGCATTCGTCCCTTCAAGGGTGAAGAAATCACCGATCCTCAATACGGCAACATCCTCCCACATGTAACGCTGCAACTCGTGGAAGATACGCTGTCTTTCCTCTACTGGCCGATCGCGCGACAGTTCCGACAGCAGCCGGTCCACCTCAGGGTTGCAGTACATGTAGGCGTAGGGGGCTCCACATTTCAGGCTCGTCGCCAGCTGGATAGGGTCAAGCCGCGGAGACCACCCGGTTTGATTGATGTGCCACCCCTTCTGGGTCAATGCACGCTGGATCTGGGAAGGCCAGTCAGAGAACTCCACGATGACGTTGATGCCAGCCTGCTGAAGTTGGGAGGCCACCGCCAATGTACACTTGTACATCCAGTCGTAATCCCGGTTCGACAAGAAGATAATGGGCTCAAAGTTGTACCCGGCTTCGGCGAGAAGCCTGCGTACCTCCGCCAGATCCTTCTTGTTGTATCCTTCTGCCCCGGCATCCGTGTGCCATACTGCCTGCTCCGGGAAGAAAAAGCCCGGTTGCGTTCGGTAGAACGCCGGGTTCCCGAACGTTACAGCGCGGAGGACGTCCTCCATGCCGAGCGCCGCGATCAACGCTCTCCGGAATAGGACGTTGTCCATCGGTGGCTCGGACTGATTGAGCTCCAGGACAAGCGCCCATCGTGGCTTGAGCACGTTCGGCACTACATCAGGGTTACGGAGTAGCTGTTCGTAAGCCGTGATGGGGAGGGACTCCGCGTAGTCGAACTCTCCGGTGAGCAGACCCGCCAACCTAGCAGCCTGCTCCAACACAGGGATGAACTGGATCTCCTCAAAGTAGGCAGTGCGGCGTCCTCCCAACCCGCTCGGTCCAGAGAACCTTTCGTCGGCGGTGTACTCGGCAAACCTGACGAGGCGCACGTGCACATCCGGTCTCCACTCAGCGAAGCGGTACGGTCCAGTGCCGATTAGATCTGAACCACGTACCTCAGCTTGCCTCCCTCGGATGA
It contains:
- a CDS encoding L-seryl-tRNA(Sec) selenium transferase-related protein; this translates as MNMGFVIREVINVSGTMTALGSCSVAPEVIQAMVEVLPKFVDMVDLQRQASKVIRRVIGAEAGCITSSAAAGMAICVAACMTGRDMARVEQLPDTTGLKDEVVIQRGHVVWFGASVPQMVRLSGAKVVEIGDATRAGVYQLEGRLCENTAAALYVVSHHTVQYGLIALEEFCRVAHAHGVPVVVDAASESNMRSFVERGADLVCFSGHKFLSGPTSGIIAGKRDLVEACLYHQYHGIGRAMKVGKEGIVGAMAALLRWEALDHEDERHKQGAILNEFVRGLSGLSGIEVSVEPDPTGNPISRVKVAVDPELAGLTAYHLAAALAAREPPIMVRDHHAIDEGVLFLDPCVVRADQVSTVLAAIRGLVESSAPTKETIRRKHQGIPNQADLQIRSLTNWIGEG
- a CDS encoding Threonine synthase, whose protein sequence is MDSPVWRCVDCSHEEAFRELYRCPRCGGELSLEYDCEALRKQRSWRSAWGQGQSLWERFTPLLPPLEQGDPVTLGEGGTPLVPAPRLARRLGLCHVYLKLEQCNPTGSFKDRQVAVAFCKALEWRHRVFGIASSGNAGVSLAAFCARAGCTANIWVSDGTPSAKLSQMQVFGARLFILPDPAVTGDMARYYAVYTDMGRFCAERDLVPMVTARRVNPLVVEGAKSIAFEIALQLKKVPDKVFVPVGGGGLCGGTWKGFEELSRVGLIDRLPRVFGAQYGGDRYLEIDRIGANAVDSANYYVPLDGVWARESIVASGGMYLGKVDARLEEAQVLLASLEGVFAEPAGAVATAGLLTAVDQDLVQPTDWVVCYVTGHGLKNTERTEQLCRSRRLGERIPVEDLASSAAYLSSGPGSESERGDFV
- a CDS encoding ABC transporter, permease protein 2 (cluster 5, nickel/peptides/opines), whose product is MAGLKSPSLFVGIVGLGVLLLVVVVGPTMITADPTDMDYTAILLPPGRGHPLGTDDLGRDLLSRVVHGGRISLAVGAATMVMTAGLGGLVGLGCGGLARLDAVVMRVMDVLMSFPSLLLALAIMASLGSSAFNVVVALSLAYTPRTARVVRSVVLGVRQEAYVEAARALGFSTPRILLRHVLPGAIPALVVQQTFIFAYAVLGEAGLSFVGVGIQPPTPSWGNIIGDARPIMQTAPWMVFFAGGAIMLCVLFLNLVGDGLREALDPKRRHVHT
- a CDS encoding Dipeptide transport system permease protein DppB, producing MIGYICRRLLGLIPTWLAVGLMAFLIIQLTPGDPAAVILGQEATLTGVETVRQRLGLDKPLVHRLQDWYLGLLQGDLGDSYFLGRPVAVAIVERIPVTFALTLCAMVVATLIGLPLGIIAALRPNTVLDTTVMGVSLIGLSIPEFLMGLGLMYVFAVTLRWLPTGGYVAFTADFRRALLHIAMPAFSLGFIQSALIARMTRSAMLEVLTGDCVRTARAKGLHESRVVWKHALRNAMLPIVTVIGLSFALLLGGAFITEVVFRLPGIGSLVIAAVKRRDYPVVQGVLLVVSSIVLLANLVVDVAYAYLDPRIKYD